AGCCAGACTGTAACAAGTTGAGCACAGTTACAGTTTCATTAGCTGAGCAGCTAGCAAGGATTCAAGACCCTCGTTCAGCTGTCCCAGTCCACTTCATGAGTGCCCAGAACATTAAAGCCTGGTTCAGTCTGTGGATACTGCAGTACCTCCTCAGCACCACCAGAGGTCAGAATTAACGAATGATTATTAAATTAGCCGGAAATCATTGTGGTATTTGGTTCTATGAATCAGTCAATTACTAGACAAACCGTGGTACGTTGCTTTCAGCTTCTTAAGTGCAAGAATAAAcggattttgtttttgtcatataattttaaataaaatatgttttacgGTTTTGGACTGTTAGTCAGACCATTTGAAGACTTAAAGTTCTGTTGTGCTTGGGGAAATGTCAAAGgctttttcaatattttctgatgttttatagaataaataaacaattgaTAGAGTCATGGatgattaaaataattattaactGTATCCTTAGTCTCCAGACAGGAGAACAGCTCACTAATAAAGtgtataaataaagtgaagCAGTAACTATAATTCTGCAATAATAACACAAGACAGGTTTGAAGGTTTGACCATCTGTCCTGATGAAAGGTCCTTTGCTCTCTATCCTTGTATATACTTATGGGAATAGAAATCAAATTTATGACAGCATCTCTGAGCTTTTCTGTTAATGATATCCTGATACTAATGATGCCACTTGTTATCATTGATAAATCACTGATAAATCGTTTGtttcctgcagtggggaaaCACAGTACAATAAACAAGGCCTGCTGCAAGGTGGAGTATGATTGAATAAAAGACTGgttacactctctctctctctctctctctctctctctctctctctctctctctctctctctctctctctttctccgtgtcttacttttattttcccctctgcCTTCACACAGGCCAGGCTATAGATTCACCCTTGTCTGAGATCGGGCTGCAGCAAGCTGAGGCTGCAGGCTGTTACCTAGAAAATGTCAAGTTCAGCAACGTGTTTGTCAGCGATATGCTGCGGGCCCAGCAGGTGCGCTGCTTTACTTTATGCAGTGGGAGCGTGAATCTCACtatgaaaaatgaatggaaacacTGCAGGATGATTACTGTACAATTGAACGTGATAGAAttacactgcagtgtgtgtgtgtgtcacacttgATGCATTACTCCTCCCTTGTTGTGGGTTGTATTTTCACATCCCTTCGCTTTGTGATTAAATCATAAAAGAAGACAATCCAGTATCTTCTAATCACGGAATTTACATCTGGgaaaactttcctttttctctaTGGAGTGATGGGAGCAGCATGTGttcacagtgttgttgttgtgttttttcttctagACTGCtgaaacaataatgaaacacaacagcagctgttcTGGTCTGCAGATGGTGTGTGACCCTTTACTTAAAGAGAGAGTAAGaagcatttatttgacaacattattgtaaaagtgttttctcatcaaaacattttcttaataTATGTTTACTTGATTGTGACTTGTTATTTTTCAGAGTTTTGGGATTGCAGAGGGGGGACGGGTGCAGGACATGAGAGAGATGGCCAAGGCAGCTGGTCAGTCGTTTGCAGCCTTCACCCCTCCAAAGGGAGAGACTCAGGAACAGGTGAGAATGCAAGGGTTCAGTATCAGTTTCTTTCTTATTTCAATATTTCCTAATGTGGTTATTATGCATTCCCTCTCTGTCCGTCCCCCTGTCCATTACCAATTATagctgtctctcactctctttgttctctttctcttcttagCTGCTCATAGTTAGTTGCAGTGTAAAATTGCTTGGCTTTAGCAGAGCGTGTCTTACCAAACATACTGTGCTAggattaaaacttttttttatgtatttacttAATTATGCTCAAATGTATGTAATGTTTTAACATTAGTAGTctaatgttcatattttaatgtttaatgtttgcattttaacatcaaTCATCTAACATCAATAATCTCACACTGAAATCTTTAACCAAGCTCAATTTGAAATACAGCATCTTTGCATCAACACGTTGCATGGAGGTTAAAAATGAAAGGCTCCATAGCAGTCCATCAGTATGTAAATCAGCATCGACTCATCATCACACATCAGATAGACTTTCCATCCTGGTACTAAATATCCATCTCAGTAATTCTCTGTAAATTTATCAACACTATTCGGTGCCTGAAAAAGTATTCTCCCTCCTTTGAAGTTTACACATCTTATTGTCTTCCAAAACTGAAtcaaatagaaaacagaaaacagaaatcaaatagAAAATAGTTTAATGTGGCTTTTTTGACACGTATCTAAAGAAAAAACCTTTAATATCTGAGTGAAGACAGAGATCTAAATGAGCCACAAATAATAAGAAATGATAACAAaattcaaaagacaaaagtgtCACAGGACCATTTTTCCTCTTCAAGTGTAATTTTTCAGTGCTTTAGGGAGAACGTATGAAATTCCATACATCTCTCTATACATTGTATAAGTATGGAAGCAGTAGTTTGAAGGACAGGATGTCCCAAAATGGTAAACGTGAAACCAAAATTTGTGCAAGCCGAACAACACAAATTTGGTGGGAATGAACCTTTAGAGCTAATAATTGGAAAGACTGTCTTAACTGTAAGAAAAGCAGCACTTAACTATTTCCCTCATGATATTCAAGTCTTTATCCATATTAAACTCCAGGTATGGCTCTGATGTGAATGCCCTGATACAATACACATATATTACCACTAGGTGGCAGAAAACACTAACTTCGTCAGTCAACCACTTTGTCCTCATGGATGCAACGTGGTACGTCAGGGCTTCTTTACATCCACGTTTGGATTTCTTTTGAATGTGTCAGAGCACTTGGTGTGAATGAGGAGGCTCAAAGTACATGTCCTTCCCCTGTCAAATAACTGCAGGGTGTTTGTCACCGCCCCTGATTAAAAAGTCACCACTTAGCTTTCTGCTATTTGTGTAAGAGGCTATGTGGGAGGACAGCGTGTGTGCGGGGGTGGAAGGAAGGATGTTCTATTTCAGAGGTACCTGAGGTACGTCAGGCTTCATCTATTAGACCTTAGCTTGGATGTTAACTCCGGACCAGCACATCACGATGATGATGCAGATATACAAAGACAGATTTGACGCAAGCACAGAGCGCCCCAATCAGTGTCGGCTATAGGCCTCCCTCCCAGCAGTCCTAAACGATTTACAGCGTGTTGTGTCAGGACCAAACTAGAGTGGTCGTTTGTTTTTAATTGGAAATAAACTTTAACTTTTATCCTTCACAGTTGCAAGTAGTCACATTTCCATGACGTATGCTTTCGTAgtgtggaaagaaaacacaagagaggCATGGCGTAGTTCATAACAAATTTTTGCTTTCAGGTGAAGCAGCGGGTCCAAGAGTTTTTGGTGAAAATGCTGCAGCAGATTGGGGCTGAGCACTGGCATGACAAAGCGCAGGATGAAACCTCCTTATCTGCTCCACCAGACACATCCCCCGTGGAGGGAAAGGCAGATGATGGGGTCAGGGGCTTCCCCGTCCATGCTTTGGTTGTCACCCATGGGGCCTACATGTCTGTGACAGTGCGCTACTTTGTGGAGGAGTTACACTGCTCCTTGCCTCCATGTTCCAACAAGGCACATGTGTTCTCTTTGAGTCCCAACACTGGTCTGTGTCGGTTTATTCTCACCGTGAGAAAAGAGGACGACAGCTTCAAGTTGTCAGGGATGCGCTGTGTGTTCGTCCACAGAGGGGACCATGTGAAACAGTAGGAGACAGGAAAGCAGAGGCGTACAGAATGAAAAAGCACCAGAGAGTCAACACTGAAAATCTACAGATGTTCAGTTGTTGCTCAGaacagtttattcattttattatttattcttatttattgaAATTGATGCAGTTTTTCTTGGTGATTCGGTATAAGCATGTTTTGCCAATGGAATTAAACTTACGACAAGTGTTTAGGTGCTGTTCATTGttaatacaaaaaacataaaacacttaaattaattgaattcAGAAATCCAGTTTAAAATGATCAACATATGGATTAAATAATACATCTAGTGTATGTTCTTTATTTCATACGGTGGCCTACAGCAGAATGTGTTTTATAGTGAGGGTTTGAATGCTGTTTCATGAGTCGAGCTCCTTCATTTAGACTCAGATAGGCAGTTTGTGTTGCAGAGCGATGTCGTCATCACTTTGTCGCTGTCTGGCTGTTCATTACTATATATGTGGGCAGTTTTGTGCTCTAATCACTCAGTGTTTCTATATTTACTCTCCGGAAGTTTGCAGTTTTTAACGCagggaaaacagagcagaactgCAGCACTGTTGACTTTTTGGAAATCAGTGACTTTTTCATTGTTGTGAATTATTACTTCGGTCAACAAGGGTAGATCTAAGCTGCATTAGTTATGTTACTGTAGCATGTATGCACTTTACTTGTGTTACTTTACACTCTCAGTATAAAACTAAATTACTTTGAGCAGATTAACATTACTTCTTCAATACCGTAATCAAGAGAATGTACGTTATATGACATTATATGACTGCTGAACTGGATTCAATGGATGTTGTCACTGGGATTCTGTAACTGAAAACTCTTAATGTAGGAATACTGTCTGTCTAAACATAGACTCCCTAAAAACTTTGTATGATGATGATTTTACATTCTGATTCACTCCATCCTGCCACATTGTGTACCTTTATTTCATATGCTGATATCAAATAAATGACAGGGTTTTTTAATATTACTTAATTTGGACTTTGTTTGTTCAGCTCTGATATTTGCTCGTTACATAACCATTTGATTGTGGGCATAATAACTGTGCGATTTTTGGGGACGTTCCTTAGCAAATTGCTGGTTGGTGGGCAAAAGATTTTGCAGCAGTTTGTCATGCAGTTGTCCAGGAACATTTCAAATGTCCAAGTACATCTTAAGTGACTCAAAAACTtgattatacatttttaaatggaatAACCTTAACTTAACCCCTAATGAAAATATGAGCTGAAggggagagggaaggagagtaCACAATGGTTTCTCCAGTATGCACCAGTTTTGCTAGAAAgtatttctgacatttctgttgacaaaaatgaaaaacacaaatactctTTTTGGACTCCAGCTACAgtaaaaagagacagacaatcCACAGAAGAGTTAGCATTTATTTAACTGCATGAGAAATAACACAATGCGAAATATATAAATAGTAACAGTAGGCTAGGAAGGAAGTCATCTAAcacatttcaataaataaataccttttCATTGTTGTGACTGTTGGTGTCCGGCACCTGACATAATTTGGTCctgtctgtgtggctgcagatgATATTTTTCAGTAACAAAAGTACACGCTGGTCaattttcatttagttttttcaCATCCTGTTATGAAGCATTACTGTATCAACAAATTACTTGCAGATTACACATTAGTacatatacaaaacacacaaccgTTGCCACATCTGGCTCAAGGTTTAAAATTTAACTGACAAAAGAGGTTAAAGGACAGCAGGACGCTGGGCCAAACTCGCTGCATGATCAGGTCAGATGTTGCCAAATGGATCCTTCGTCCTCTGTTCAAACAGAAGATCTGTATGGGCCACTGTGATGTAACATAGTTATAGTTCCATTAaaacaatttacaaaaaaataattcaattaTTTTATGGGCATATGGATGCTGTCTTTTTTCTCAGATGTTGTAAAATATAACTAACAAGCCACCCTCTAGTGTCAGTGTGACTCTGCCAGCCCTTTGTAAGTCATTTTGTGGCCTTCACTGATAGTCCACAAATGCAGGACAAGGTGTACAGTACAGTGTCAGCTCCCACTGTGGAGTCAAATAAGAAGTGAGTTCTCAGAACAAACATAAAGACATGCAGCCCCTCGTGACTTTTCACTTATTAATGTTCAGTATCTTAGCCTTGTTCTGCTTGGTCTGCAATGTTAGTCTTGACGGGACTGACGGGCCCATTGGACTGTAAGACCCGCAACGGGTCGTCACAGGAGGTGATGGTCTCTTTGGACACAGCGCCGGCCATGTCCTGTTCAGGTTGCGCGTGATCTGCATCCTTGTGGTCCTTGACAGAATGTGAGGAATGTGACTGTGATCTTAATGGATCAGAGGGGTTCACCTCCTcgctcctcctctgtctctttacCAAAGGACCCAGGAAGTTCTCCAGCAGGGCCGAGGAGGGCTCAGGTGGCTCCTGGTGAGCAACTCGCAGCTCAGCTCCCTCCAGTTTGAGCAGCCGGCCGCCACTCAAGGAGTAAAACACGTCACGCTGGTTCACCAAATCTAACCAAATACGCTGGAAGAGACAATCTTCTCTGTCCTTTTGCCTCTGTTCAAtagaagaaaagcagacaaatacaaaatgtttaatCTTACTGTTTTCCCTGCTCTCCTGACTTCATTCAAATTAAGTGCACTGAAAACATACTCACAGATTTGTACAGCTCTCCCTTTAAGTCCATGCAGAGAAACCTTCTTCTTCTCAAGTCAAATATTGACACAAAGTTGCTTGTGTCTGTTCTTACTGGCAAAATAACTGTAAGAAAACGGGTTTAAACATGCCAGTATCACTTATCAATGAAAAATTCACAATAAATCGACAATAACCTTCATGTACTATACATTTAGAAtggttttggaaaaaaatgtcaacatcaaaATTATTGGCTGCCAGttatcatgtttgtttgttaggtGACATGCACAGTATGCTTTGGAcaacaaaattatgtttttgtgagTTTATCCAAAAATATGTAGAATGTATTTCCAAACTTTTATctttacatacaaatacatgttGTGCTTattgttcagtattttttgAACACTTTAGGACTAGAATAATTGCACCAGTAATAAAAAGGCTTCAATTTTCTAGAATTTTTTAGAAATAATCTGTAAttaatttgattgttttttgttgtttttttttctttttaatgaataCAGGCGAACTTACCCAGAAAGTGTCTGTGGATGCCTTTTCCCATTGATCCACTAAGCTCCAAGGAGAAACGTCCCGTACTGGCAGatgcatctgcatgtgtgctggATCTGCTCTGCTGGTGTTGTAAAACCTGGTGTGGGTCTTGGTCCCTCATTGCACAGTCCACCGGTACAGACACATGTACGGCAATCAGGATGAGTGAGAGCAAAGCCAGTTGCATGATCAGTGGGGATGCCGTGTTCACTTTACCCCAACAGCACAAACGTTCAGGCTGATGTGTGGGCAgctaatggaggaggagaaagtccAGCAGGTCTGTTTATACAGAGGGTCGATAAACTGGCTAACTCATTTACCAAAATAACTCAGAGcttggctgtttttctgtggttaAGGATTGCTCAGGTGGAATTCCTGCAGACTCTGACTGGTCAAACAGTTTTGTCTCTATGAGATAGCATAGTTTTATCACTCTAAATGGAAATACCTTGGTGTGGAAAAAATaagttttttgggtttttttgccACAGATAGAAGCATAGTTTACTCTGTTCTTAAACCTAAAAACATCTAACAGACAGGTTAAACTTCTAACTCCAGAGGCTGAGGCAGAGACAGGATGATGGAGACTCGTGCCAACTGTGTGTCTCTGATCAAGTGAGGTAAGAATATCTTCTTTCCAAACTACGCTATAGTCTTCAATGTTTGACTTCTTGCTGCTTGTTGACTGTGGATTATTTAAATTAGACTTAGACATTTCTGTGCAGTATTTCTCCTGGTCAGAGTAGCATTACAGGTAGAGTAGGGCTTCCTGTAAAGGTACATGGAAGAAGGAAAACTTAAAGTTCTTTTGTTGTTAGAAGGCTTCGTAGCCTCATTTTCTTCGGTTGGTCGGCTAAGGCATTTATATTCTCAAGGCTTCAGGAAAGTTGACATTTTAGAGATGGAAGGCTTTTGCCCAACAGAGTAGAATGTAGGAAGCATGTGCTGTTACATGATATTAATTGGAGGTTGTGCAAGCAACCTATGACATAATTATAAATTTGGGTTCCCTGGAGGAATATTACACCACAGAGGAATATTAAAGATAGTGTTATGGATAGCATGGACAGATACTGGTCTGTTATTTCcaaattatttattgaaatgttcCTGGAAAAGGACCTCgttattcagtttttaaaatggcTGAAATAGAGATGAAGGTCTGAGTCGTTAGTTTGCTGTGCTGAGTTGGAAAAGCAGTTGTTTCTTTCAAAGGATTTCCTTGAAAAAATTATtccatttactcaagtaaatatttaataattgtCCATTTAATAGTGGAACTGCGCACTGACTAAAGAGCTTCATATGTGATGCGAATTTAGaatgttaattaaaattaattaactgGTAATGCAATAGTTGTCTTGCTTATGTTGCGTTGGTGTATATGAGGAAATGGCATGTAGGCCTatgaacatttcatttcattgttgtgAAAGTTTCTCATTTTGACTAGCAggatcatttatttttatcacattCACAGAAATGGGCTTCCATGATATGGATTAAGCACTCATAAAGTAAACTGCAATGCTTAcaatttctgtttcagtttcagttcattaTCAGTGCCATACACTTTCACATGTCAGAATGTCCCCCCCATACCTGTTGTCATGCTTCACCAGTAGAGGGTGCCACATACCGACTCTTGGTATTTCATTCACCCTGATTTCGGCTTGAGGTTTAATATTTTCTCCCACACTCAGAGTTCCTCACTTCTTATAATCTGCGTCATTCAGTATAAAGAAACATGACGAAGGAAATGCGCAGCTTTAAAGCATTCAATCACAACAGCTTTTACAAAAcgtcttttattattatttcaggaATACAGTTGACTGCTGTGCACAGCACATACgtacaaaaataaaaggaaaaccaTTTGTAATATAGTATTTCACTTACTCATCATCatatttttcagaaacaaatgaTCGGAGAAGTCTGTTGTTTCAAACTAATTTACAATCATTTCAATAATCGGAACTAAGGCAGAAGGTGAGGTATATGTtaaaaaagaggaggggggaCTCAGAGGAAGCACTCTCCCCTCAGTGCAGGAATATaaaactgagagagaaacacaaaggcTGCCGGCACACAGggacacatgcacacgcatacacacacatacacacacagacaagtcTAATCCCACGTCCTCCCACGGACCTCCAGTTCCCTGTGAaccaacacattttaaaaccagCTGAACAGGTATGATAAGCATAATGGCAAAATCCAGACACTGGATCCTTAATCAAAAGGGGTAACGCATACCTCGCCCGTTCAGAACTTAATATGCACAGTAAAGGAATTTAGGATGCAAGGGCTTAATGTTGAAAGGTGATATGTTTGTGACCGTTAAACACCTTCTTTCAGTTACCACTGTATTGTACAACCTTTTCTGCCTCAAAACAACATCATGCAAAAGTTGTAGAACTTAGAACAGATTAACATTTCCTTTTAGATTTTCAATTCTCGAGCTTTGCAAAATGTGACACCAAGCTAAGTTGCTTTTGGTACGAACAATAACAACTTATCAGGTTTCCCTTACTACTTGAGCTTTACAATACCCATTCAGCCATTAAACTCATCGCTCGTTGTTCTGACGGTGTCCTCTGAAACAGACCATAATGAATCAGAAATGACATACAGTAATTAAAGGTGCTatcaaaaacatacacacaaaagtaCTGGTGATCTTGCATGTCAGCTTGTTTTGAAGAAAGCGTATCGAGGGGAAACAACACATACCCCTGCTCAGTAAATTGCActccataaaaacaaaaacaaaaaaaaaataaataaattggcACCTTTTGTATATTTTGACAAATGATCCAGAATAACCTCTCCAACCAACTCCTCGCTGCCACAAAAAAAGCTACAAGTTATCATATTCTGATCATAGTGATGTGAAAAAGGCTGATCAGTCAAAATGGAGTAGTAAGACGCTCAAGGCGAAACTCCCATGGTATCAATATTCAAAAACATTACACATGACATCCTGTGAGTGTCAAGTTGCTCTCTTGGATCACAGTATTCAGTCCACCAGACAACCTGTTAACTCTAGTGTCACTTTAATGGAAGCATTAGATTCTTTTAAAGTGACCTTTTGCTACGTAACTCCCAGTTAAACCACAGTCAGCGCTTTCCTTTGACAGACATCCCTCAGTAGCTTCTGTGTTGCCTTTTTCCATCCCTCTCGTCCTTATCCTCTCGACTGCGAGGACAACACAGTACCTCAGCTTGCACAGTCAGACAATGCCCTGTTATTCCTGACTCAAGGTAAATTGATCTGATACCATCTTTACTGTCGCTTTGGCAGAAACAGAACATGACAGGAGCGTGCTCAGTTGGCCacatgtacacgcacacacaaacacacttgcatACACACTCGTTCTGACAAGATACTACACATTTGTCTCTGCTACTAGACATAGGCTGGAGCTTAAAGGGTACGTAAACCATTGCTCACAGACATGTTGTCAGTGCGTCATAGTAATGTCAGGAAGGGCATGAGGTAAAATTTGACAACATATAAGGGCCTTGCTACTTTCTTTTAATTATATTTCACCAAACTGGCCTGCCTGGTGGTTTGCTACTTACAGAATATTGCAGGTCAAGTACCAAAATGtagtaaatgaaaacaaaaacgtTATGAATCGAGCTCAGTCAAACCTCATTTCAGCATTAAATAGACTCTGCT
This is a stretch of genomic DNA from Scatophagus argus isolate fScaArg1 chromosome 7, fScaArg1.pri, whole genome shotgun sequence. It encodes these proteins:
- the LOC124062400 gene encoding fibroblast growth factor 23-like, translating into MQLALLSLILIAVHVSVPVDCAMRDQDPHQVLQHQQSRSSTHADASASTGRFSLELSGSMGKGIHRHFLVILPVRTDTSNFVSIFDLRRRRFLCMDLKGELYKSRQKDREDCLFQRIWLDLVNQRDVFYSLSGGRLLKLEGAELRVAHQEPPEPSSALLENFLGPLVKRQRRSEEVNPSDPLRSQSHSSHSVKDHKDADHAQPEQDMAGAVSKETITSCDDPLRVLQSNGPVSPVKTNIADQAEQG
- the tigara gene encoding probable fructose-2,6-bisphosphatase TIGAR A codes for the protein MRYLSVVHFHGMKALTFGLTLVRHGETQYNKQGLLQGQAIDSPLSEIGLQQAEAAGCYLENVKFSNVFVSDMLRAQQTAETIMKHNSSCSGLQMVCDPLLKERSFGIAEGGRVQDMREMAKAAGQSFAAFTPPKGETQEQVKQRVQEFLVKMLQQIGAEHWHDKAQDETSLSAPPDTSPVEGKADDGVRGFPVHALVVTHGAYMSVTVRYFVEELHCSLPPCSNKAHVFSLSPNTGLCRFILTVRKEDDSFKLSGMRCVFVHRGDHVKQ